GCAGCGAGAAGGCCGCCTCGCCAATGGCGCGTTTGGCCTCCACCTGCTCCTGCACACGCGACTGGAAGGCGACTTCAGGATTGGCAGCGTCGGCCAGGCGGGCGCCGCCATGCGTGCGCGTGACCACGCCCTGTTCCTCGAGGCGCTGGAGGTCCCGCCGGATCGTGACGATCGAGGCGCCGGTCGCGTCAGCGAGATCCTGCACGTTGGAAAAGCCGTTGCTGTACAGGTGATGCTGGATCTTGTTGATCCGGTCGGAC
The DNA window shown above is from Deinococcus sp. KSM4-11 and carries:
- a CDS encoding DeoR family transcriptional regulator, which gives rise to MQSDRINKIQHHLYSNGFSNVQDLADATGASIVTIRRDLQRLEEQGVVTRTHGGARLADAANPEVAFQSRVQEQVEAKRAIGEAAFSL